Genomic segment of Panicum virgatum strain AP13 chromosome 9N, P.virgatum_v5, whole genome shotgun sequence:
aaaaaaaacagatgctCCGTGCTATAGTTAGACAtcaatgctttttttttttgcgaaagagTTAGACATCAATGTTACGGCCATTGTTTCTACATATTTCATTATAGATGTTGCATGAAATCTAGGATATGTTTGGTTGCcgccacattttttctttccTAAGGGATTATTGCCATACTTTTTCAATCTTATCAAAACTAGGTTATCAATCAAACACCTActaatttggtcaaacttagctAAGGTTAGGTGTGGCAAAGTTTGTTTAGGAACCAAACATCCCTAGTGTTCATCTTACGGTGGGATACAATTATTTTTACATATTATTTTCATATTATAAATAGTGATGTCTGATGTTGCAGTAGTTAATTTTCAGTATTTCATCTAGCAGCGCCGTTTAGACGGCTGCTGACCTTGACCTCGCCTAATCCACCCACCCCCTCGCCCTCCAATAAATTCTCCTCCCTTCCACGGATCAATCACTCCACCTTCCCCCCACCGCGTCTCCTCCCCGCCATCGCTCGGGACCTCCGGCCGCACCCCTCCTTGTCGTCCGCGGCCCGGCACCGCTCGGCTTCTGCCGCAGGCGACGAGACCGCCCCCGTCGCCAATCCGATCGGGAGCCGGAGGTCAAGGGTTGGGCGACATGGCAGCGGCCGGCGCCGACACCGATCCCGCCGCGGCTGCCCCCGCCATCTCCACCTGCGCGCACTGGTTCGTGGCCGGCCCCCGTTCGGCCGTTCCTGGCTTCCGATTTTGGCCCCCTTTGTTCTGTCCCTCGCGGCTCCCGATGTCTTACGGGTGCACGTGTGTCACGTGTCGGCGATGCGGTTGGTCTCGTGGGTTTAGATCTGGGCTTGGGAGGAGTGCAATCTGTCGATTGGGTCGAGGGGAGGGGAATTCGCGTGGTGGCGCGGGGAGCTGTTGTTTGGGTTCTGGTCTGGCGTATCGCATGATCAAGATGTTACATGCTTTTTGCAAACATGAATTTGGCGGCGCCCTAATCGTAGCAACCATACCTATATGCACTATGCTTTTGCATTCatacaagcaaaaaaaaaatacaaatcggAAGACAAAATTATTTGTTTGCTGTTTAGCAATTTCTACACACATTGTAGAATTAAACTTAGATGGATTGTCGTTGACCAATTGTTTGTTACTTGAAGAAATTAAACAGAAGAGATCACACACGCTATGGCTTATCATTATACCAGGGCACTTTTATGCATTTGTGTAATGTTAGGACAAAATGCATTTTACATGCTTGTTCTTTTTAGGCTCATTTGGTGATTAGGATGAATCAGATATGGGAGAGAGATTCAGTCTTTGAACAGACTTGGATCTCTTTGCCATTATTTCCATAACAGGGTTCAATGGCGAATCTAGGATTTGAAGCTAGGGTGGGCTGATGAGATATTTTTTTTACATCACAAATGTAACATTAAAATTCTGCATTCTTAGCAAATTGTATTGGATAGTGACATGAGTTGCAAATTTGCTACAATACAATCCTACAAtgacacaatttttttttcaaattagcTACCAAATTGCAAATTTTCAATGTGAATAGCTGAATCTCCTTGCTAGCTTACTGTGGGTGCTTCGGTCCTTACAGTTAAAAAAATTGCATTGAAGCTGCTCTGCTGCTTGCTGGCTGCTGCCTTGTGCCTGTCGTGCGCCCTTGCGGACGAGGGAAGGCACAGCCTGTGACTTACCTACGACCTTGCTCGCCGTTTGCCGCCGTGCCTCTCTCACAATCGCTGCAACACAGGTCGTGCCGTGCGGgcatggcggcgggcggtggcacGGCGCCATCCTTCCTAGCTGAGTTGAGTTGTTGCCTTGCCGTTGCTTATTGTCTGATGTAGCCTTGACTTGCCGGCGGCCGCTGTGCAGGAGCTACCATGGTGACGCCAATCGTCCTCCAACTGTCGGACCCTAGTGGCAGCTATGGGATTGGGATGCGGAGTTGAGAGTGCTAACCGCACGGCAGGCTCAGCCAGCGCTTAGCAGCTAGAAAATTAGAAGCTGAGGATCTCTGGGCTGAATCACGGCCCAACCTCTAGATCGCCACTGATAGGGTTTTACCTGGGATCAACTATTTTTTCATTCCACAATACAACCAACCACCATTGTTAGTCAAGTTCATGCAAAATTTGACTTGCTGTTCCATTATAGAAATGTAGTTTGATGACAATGTTTTTCATGCACGTGTGCTCTATTTGTCAAATCATGTCAACCCGCATTCACGATAAGTTTCTTTATCGTTGTGTTCATTAGTCAGCGGGAGATCCCGTCTTCGAACATCGACTTGCATTCTGTACATTGCGCCCGTAACCTCCAAAAGTGCCAGCACTGCGGAGAAATGGTTCCGAGGAAGCTTATGGATGAACATTACGATGAAAATCATGCCCCGGTATGTTTGCAAGTATCCAAGTATGATGTGGTGATGTATTACTCTTATAACTTCATGCCATACTGTTTCTCTTTGTACAGTGCAAAATATGTTTCCATGTCAATGTTGTCAATGTCTAGCTTGTAGCATAGTAACTTCCCCtcctttttaaaaatatatctaAATATCATATACTTAAAACTGGATGTAGTAGAAACTTATGTTTGGTTGCAATTATTTGCAGAATGCTCGGGATTAGAATCAATGCTATGGTCAAGTACGACACTGGTTCATTTTTCTTATTACCATGATAATGTGGTAGCTTCTTTTTTATACCTGGGAACTGTATAGTTCATTTTCTTACGTGCTTCGTTAATCAAAGTGAAACACTGTTGATATGTAGTGACTAGAGGAGTAAGGTGCATTTTATTCCCAGGATATAGAACATCTGGCTTGGTTTTGCATAGTGCATTTCCTTAAACATACCATCTTCTTACATACAGATGAATTGCACCCATTGCAAAGAAACAATAGAGCGTGAAAGTTGGGGTCTTCATAAAAGTGAAAAGTGCCCACAGAGAATGGTTGCCTGTGAATATTGCGAGTTTGAACTGCCTGCAGTTGATATGGGTGAACATCAGGTATAATTTGTAATTTCCTTTGAAAATACGTTatgtttcaaattttatttaaatgaTCTCATCACATCATTTTGATACACAGGATGTATGTGGAAACCGAACAGAATATTGCCAAACATGCAAAAAATATATTAGACTACGTGAGTGGATAGGGCATGAAATACAGTGCCATACAAACTCAAATGGTTCTGCAGAAACATCGAGGTATAGAtgcacttctttttttttaataatactGAATTCTTTGCATTCATATGTTAgcatttatataaaaaattttgcaaGCATATTTTGTacgaaaaatatataaatgctAACATATATTTTAGGATTTCTACATGTTAGCAAATCATACTGTAACATTGTCTAATGGACCTAGATTTTTAGATATAAATGCTAACATATAAACTCCATACTGTAACTCTGTCTAATGGACCTAGATTTTTCTACAAGCCAAATTCATGAAATTTAGCAAATCAAATACCCAAGCCTTCCTGCATATATGTTCACTCATTGTTGGGTTATATATTGACCTTCCATTTGGAAAACGTTTGATACCAATTTGTTCCTAATTGTGAAGTATTATAAAACTCTTAAGCTAATCAGACGCTTCATTTTAGTGCCAGAACAATTCCAGAGAGGGAAGTACGACCTCCGCCACCAGTACGACCAGCACGTCCTGCTCATGGTTCACAACACAAGCGGCTCCTCTTCACAATTGCGGTCACTGGAATAGCTGTCATGGTCGGCTCAATACTGTTCCAAAGGGATGAGAGTTTCTAGCTCCCACAGCCATGTACATCCTTTGCCGAGTTGATTTCGACAGGGAGAGTGTTGCCATAAGAGGTCTGTTGATGTAAAATAACCCCTTGTAATCAACTGATACATCGGATTTGTTTGAGTATCCATGGCATGTATTTATTAGAAAAGCAAAATAACCAGGATATTCCGTTGTCAGTTCTTAAACATCTATTTTGTTTTCAAATTAGACCTTTGTTCCTCTGTAAGGTAAGGTGAGTTGTGCAATCGGGGTATCACATCTGAAATTGTAACACGGTGCACCAGTTCATATTTTTGTTTGTCCTGTTGCGACGGGGAGGCTGGAAACTTTGCCTTGGGAAGCTGCTCTGTGTATTAAAGTTGTGAGTATTGCTTCTATCCTGTGCGAACTAGACTACATTCAAGTGCTCTCTTGATGGTTTGAACTATGTCAAAGTAAGCAAAGGAGTTAGGTTTGGCTTGACTGCATGGAAGTTATGATTTAAGGTGTGTGTTGCTTGCGTGTACCAtttacttcatgcatgtaatGGTTCAATATGAATGTATCTTGCATTTTGGTCGGGATTACCTCAGGTTGGAATCAATCCGAATCTGATAGAGTTACGGAAGTTTTTTTTGGAGACAAATAGAGTTACAGAAGTGATCGATGAAGCAAACCAAATAATTGAGGGCCTGTTTGGTTTGGGCCCCAGCACACATAGCAcaaattttgactaataattaggggtaataAATAAAGgcagtttgcaaaactaacttcacaactCCGCGCTCCTTCGCGAGACGAAACTAATGAGacttttgaccgcacgattaattaccgttattagattcgttgcgaaaagttacaaccatccgtgaaaaaattttacaaataaattttgtttaatactttatgcattGAAAAGAATTTAGTGCTAGAAACTAGTATGGAGAAACCAGACGGGGCCTGAAATGCACTTCGTGCCTTGCATGACCAACATGTATGGGTCGGCTTGGACACCTAGGTGGCCCCAAGCTACAAGCCGGTCCAAGGACCAGAGACACAGGCAAACATCTTCGTGCAGTGGCAGGCTGGCAGCTGCTCATACTCTTATTACTAtgccccggggggggggggggggggggggggagagcgGTCGTCTATTCCCTGTGCGACACGTGCCTGGGAGAGGCCGTGCGACGCGGGCTGTGGAATCATCATTCGGTCCTGCTGCCACACCGCCTCCATTGCCGCGGGTCGTCGGTCTACGTGAGGGCCTGCTTggtgccgcgccgcctccgactCGCGTGCGCTGCCTCTgtctccgccccccccccccctctccccctTTTGTGCTTTCGTTTTCCTCTTTGCAGcggcctagggtttgggggcgatgggatctcgccgccgccgcaggagagGGCCGGTGCAGGAGTCTTCAACCGTCGCGTgcacggcggcaggcggcgtggCGGCCAGCGGGGGGCGGGGGGGCTATCCCTGCGCGTTCCGGCGGCCGATGCGAGATCCGCGCgtggcggggccgccgccgaatggtctgccccgccggccggatccggcgcggcgccccggctccctcctcctcctccactccggcgagctcgacctTGGCTTCTCCGGCGGgtaggcggccatggcgcggcggaggaCCCCGGCGCGAGCCCCTCCTCTctccggcggggaggcggccgagcacgcggcggcgctgcgcacggccgcgagcaccgcggcggcggcgaggctgccCTCTCCCTTCCCTCGGCGTTCGCGCAGGCTATCCCTCTCCGGCGGCGGATCGGGAGCTCTAGCTTCGCGGCGGCTCGATAGTGACGGCGAGCTTCCCctacctccctcctccctcttccaTCCTCCTCACGGCGCCTCTGCCCACGGCCGCCACCTCCCGCCACGGctgcgcggcggggtggagacGGACGTGCGGAGCTGGTCGCGGTGAAcgcgcggcgggccggcggggtGGAGGCGCAGCGGACGTGGGGTGAAGGCGCGGCGGACGCGAGGTAGGCCTGCAGGGCGGAGGCGCCCACCTAGTTCATGACACTGTACCTTCCCTTGTTGGTCGTACCAGAGCTTTGTGGAGAGACTTGTGTGTGGCCGCGTGGGCCATTTGGCATGCCGACCTGATCGATGCAGCTAGACTAGAGACAGTTACTGTGCAGACCTTGATGGCAATGGGCCACTggttaaggccgtgtttagatttAGATAGAGCGTAAAAATTTTTTCgacggaatcttactaattttaagtactaaataaaatctatttacaaaactttttgcacagatgggtagtaaatcgcgagacgaatctaatgatgataattaatccataattagcggatgtgtactgtagcatcactgttgcaaattatggattaagtaggctcattagattcgtctcgcgatttacagcccatccatccaaaaagttttataaatagacttcatttagtactccatgcatgtgtcaaaatattcgatgtgactttttttttttatttacggGCTTTACGATTAACTAAAATTACTGCGGCGATCTCCTCTGCAAAAAGCTGCCTGGCTTTGCTGCTTCCTGAACAGGCCGAGATTGGCTGCGACGATGAGCCCACTAGTGATGGGTACTGTTACGATTGTCTAGTGTTGCAGCATGTGATGGTTACTGTTACGATTGTCTAGTGTTACAGCATGTGATGCTTGCTGTTACGAGTGCTCGAGAAAAGGTATAGCAGATCCAGTGCAGGAGTATTTCCAGTGTTACCTATTGCAAGCATGCTAGTCGTCGTCACAATGAAAAGCTAAACCTTTATCTTTATTTCCGCCCCTTTTTATGGCAAGGCGAACTATGCCATTTCATTCGGATTCTAGCAAAGTTTAAAAAGGTGGCAATTATGCCGCTCGACTTTTACGTGCCCTTTTTTTAAAGTGTgtgctttttcttttttttcttcagccTTCATAAATCGATCGCAAATGACAAGTAACAAAgagtttttaaaaaataagcaTCTCCTATGAATCCCAATTAGAGAAGAAGTGTGCTGCCCATTGTCATGGTAGTATAACTACAGTGGGGTATACACCGAAATATATTGCAAGTCATTGCATGAATTTCTCTTGAAGTGACACGTGACACCCCTCGTTAGACAAGGGGCCATTTTCACTTGTTGATGATCTAGAACAGTACGTGCCGGCTAAAGTAGAGATATGCTGCATACCATATGCATCAATCAAAGTAAAAACACAAGGCACCAGTGATCACATGTGCACTGTTCAGACAATTATGTTCCAACTACACGAAAAAAAGATTGCATACAATATGTACTACCTCCTTTCTTAATATATGGCGTATTATTTTTTCTTAAATTTTGACCAACAATATTCACTTAGTCAACCAGTGCACCACCAGATCTATCATCAAAATTAGATTTAATCAATATATTTATCTATTTgtataaatatttataaaaaagatGAATAGTCCAACGAATGAGGAAAATCAATGATATTATAAAGGGTGAGTGTGCGTGTGTTGTGAGTGTCTGGGTTGTACCGTGTAATCGCAAAAAAAGCACATGAGAAAAAGATAAATAATTGCATACAATATGTACAACCTCTGTTCTTAATATATGGCCTATTATTTTTTCTTAAATTTTGACTAACAATATTCACTTAATCAACAAGTGTACCACCAGATCTATCATCAATACTATTTTGGATTTAATCTACATATTTATCTATTtgtataaatatttatataaaaaag
This window contains:
- the LOC120687859 gene encoding XIAP-associated factor 1-like isoform X2 — encoded protein: MAAAGADTDPAAAAPAISTCAHCQREIPSSNIDLHSVHCARNLQKCQHCGEMVPRKLMDEHYDENHAPMNCTHCKETIERESWGLHKSEKCPQRMVACEYCEFELPAVDMGEHQDVCGNRTEYCQTCKKYIRLREWIGHEIQCHTNSNGSAETSRTIPEREVRPPPPVRPARPAHGSQHKRLLFTIAVTGIAVMVGSILFQRDESF
- the LOC120687859 gene encoding XIAP-associated factor 1-like isoform X1, yielding MAAAGADTDPAAAAPAISTCAHCQREIPSSNIDLHSVHCARNLQKCQHCGEMVPRKLMDEHYDENHAPMNCTHCKETIERESWGLHKSEKCPQRMVACEYCEFELPAVDMGEHQDVCGNRTEYCQTCKKYIRLREWIGHEIQCHTNSNGSAETSSARTIPEREVRPPPPVRPARPAHGSQHKRLLFTIAVTGIAVMVGSILFQRDESF